A DNA window from Drosophila biarmipes strain raj3 chromosome 2R, RU_DBia_V1.1, whole genome shotgun sequence contains the following coding sequences:
- the LOC108022142 gene encoding baramicin A1 translates to MRTMFIWPVFVVGSLLAVTNAQQNYGGRNGPHQFGTPGNEIYIRGQNEGSYTVPGVDGTFQNSPSSGHHVYTDEQGNTYTHSHSSTTNEKNLASAPLAFGAGGALLLLISLITI, encoded by the exons ATGAGAACCATGTTTATTTGGCCCGTCTTTGTTGTGGGCAGTCTGCTAGCCG TCACAAATGCGCAGCAGAACTATGGCGGCAGAAATGGCCCCCACCAATTCGGAACCCCGGGAAACGAGATCTATATAAGGGGTCAGAACGAAGGATCCTACACAGTTCCCGGCGTGGACGGTACCTTCCAGAATTCGCCCTCAAGTGGCCATCACGTTTACACCGATGAGCAGGGGAACACCTACACTCACTCTCATTCCTCGACCACAAATGAAAAGAACTTGGCTTCTGCACCTTTGGCTTTCGGCGCGGGCGGAGCCTTACTTTTGTTAATCAGTTTAATTACCATTTAA
- the LOC108023007 gene encoding TATA-box-binding protein produces the protein MDQMLSPNFSIPSIGTPLHQMEADQQIVANPVYHPPAVPQPEPSIPSIPLAHKQMQSYQPSASYQQQQQQLQSQPGEGGSTPQSMMQPQTPQSMMAHMMPMSERSVGGSGAGGGGDGLSNIHQTMGPSTPMTPATPGSADPGIVPQLQNIVSTVNLCCKLDLKKIALHARNAEYNPKRFAAVIMRIREPRTTALIFSSGKMVCTGAKSEDDSRLAARKYARIIQKLGFPAKFLDFKIQNMVGSCDVKFPIRLEGLVLTHCNFSSYEPELFPGLIYRMVRPRIVLLIFVSGKVVLTGAKVRQEIYDAFDKIFPILKKFKKQS, from the exons ATGGACCAAATGCTCAGCCCCAACTTCTCGATTCCGAGCATCGGAACGCCGCTCCACCAGATGGAAGCGGACCAGCAGATTGTGGCCAATCCCGTGTACCATCCTCCGGCGGTTCCGCAGCCGGAGCCCTCGATTCCCTCGATCCCACTGGCCCACAAGCAGATGCAGAGCTACCAGCCTTCGGCATcctaccagcagcagcaacagcagctccAGAGCCAGCCCGGCGAGGGAGGAAGCACTCCGCAGTCCATGATGCAGCCCCAGACGCCGCAGAGCATGATGGCCCACATGATGCCCATGAGCGAGCGCAGTGTGGGCGGCTCGGGAGCCGGAGGCGGCGGAGATGGCCTCAGCAACATCCACCAGACAATGGGCCCCTCCACGCCGATGACGCCCGCCACTCCGGGATCCGCTGATCCCGGCATTGTGCCGCAACTGCAGAACATCGTGTCCACGGTGAATCTGTGCTGCAAGCTGGACCTCAAGAAGATTGCGCTGCACGCGAGGAACGCCGAGTACAACCCCAAGCGATTTGCGGCCGTGATTATGCGAATCCGGGAGCCCCGCACCACTGCCCTGATCTTCAGCTCCGGCAAGATGGTGTGCACGGGGGCCAAGAGCGAGGACGACTCCCGACTGGCGGCCAGGAAGTATGCGCGCATCATTCAGAAGCTTGGGTTTCCC GCAAAATTCCTTGACTTCAAGATCCAGAACATGGTCGGCTCCTGCGATGTCAAGTTCCCCATCCGCTTGGAAGGCCTGGTGCTCACCCATTGCAACTTCAGCAGCTACGAGCCGGAGCTGTTCCCCGGCCTCATCTACCGTATGGTGCGGCCCCGCATCGTGCTCCTCATCTTCGTGTCCGGCAAAGTGGTGCTCACCGGCGCCAAGGTGCGGCAGGAGATCTACGACGCCTTCGACAAGATATTCCCCATATTGAAAAAGTTCAAGAAGCAGTCATAA
- the LOC108023014 gene encoding mitochondrial import inner membrane translocase subunit Tim10, whose protein sequence is MALPQISSADQAKLQLMQEMEIEMMSDLYNRMTNACHKKCIPPRYSESELGKGEMVCIDRCVAKYLDIHEKIGKKLTAMSMQDEELMKKMSS, encoded by the exons ATGGCTCTGCCCCAGATCAGCTCCGCCGACCAGGCCAAGTTGCAGCTGATGCAGGAGATGGAGATCGAGATGATGTCCGATTTATATAACCGCATGACGAACGCTTGCCACAAGAAGTGCATTCCGCCCCGCTACTCCGAGTCGGAGTTGG GCAAGGGCGAGATGGTCTGCATCGATCGCTGCGTGGCCAAGTACCTGGACATCCACGAGAAGATCGGCAAGAAGCTCACGGCCATGTCCATGCAGGACGAGGAGCTGATGAAGAAGATGTCCAGTTAA
- the LOC108022225 gene encoding protein stum isoform X2 — MLNESPNNAVIYTVDLAQDPFIDGDKYFFRSSSQEFLEDKDNAKKAGLCGCCSALFMPCRRSRCSRCCRRRERNQSAEDQPVLWSGNSSATTATNVQVIDETKPKRKKASDWLKSSCCRSCRKKPAHPEGEEEQDPVHEEVSKRTKQGANMSTGPRPRGKCGLCLSKVFCCRSVNKVDPTTGDETELKQCCFCIPCRRGNRANKKGSTVSWRDQDPELGIKPTESSVVEGASESAMSATADAANNQVKEGCCKRFWLMLLCCRKKKRRESNARRMSIKAPPPSEDTRKKLHVDLVEYTSKMKGAIPVLPLYLAWFCAFCNVVFPGLGTLLSGLFCLCVGIPRFSQFDSARARIGSFIINIIVAVSQFFCVLFCFVGWGWSIWWGTIMLKCAKKLSKIKKVERLELEEEQRQAQLEAAKNGETEAAKT, encoded by the exons ATGCTGAACGAAAGCCCGAACAACGCGGTCATTTACACAGTGGACCTGGCCCAGGATCCCTTCATCGATGGCGACAAGTACTTCTTTAG GAGCAGCAGTCAGGAGTTCCTCGAGGACAAGGATAATGCCAAGAAGGCTGGTCTGTGCGGCTGCTGTTCCGCGCTGTTCATGCCCTGCCGCCGCTCCCGCTGCTCCCGTTGCTGCCGGCGCCGCGAGCGGAACCAGTCCGCCGAGGACCAGCCCGTCCTGTGGAGCGGCAACAGCAGTGCCACCACAGCCACCAATGTCCAAGTGATTGATGAGACCAAGCCGAAGCGCAAGAAGGCCTCCGACTGGCTGAAGTCCAGCTGCTGCCGGAGCTGTCGCAAGAAACCCGCTCACCCCGAgggcgaggaggagcaggaccCTGTCCACGAGGAAGTGTCCAAGAGGACGAAGCAGGGGGCCAACATGAGCACGGGACCAAGGCCACGGGGCAAGTGCGGCCTCTGCTTGAGCAAGGTGTTCTGCTGTCGCTCGGTGAACAAGGTGGACCCCACCACGGGCGACGAGACGGAGCTGAAGCAGTGCTGCTTCTGCATACCCTGTCGCCGGGGGAACCGAGCCAACAAGAAGGGCAGCACCGTGTCCTGGCGGGATCAGGACCCCGAGCTCGGCATAAAGCCCACCGAGTCCTCGGTGGTGGAGGGCGCCTCTGAATCGGCCATGTCCGCGACTGCGGATGCTGCCAATAACCAAGTGAAGGA GGGATGCTGCAAGCGTTTTTggctgatgttgctgtgctgTCGCAAGAAGAAGCGTCGTGAGTCCAATGCCCGGAGGATGAGCATCAAAGCGCCGCCACCAAGCGAG GACACCCGTAAGAAGCTGCACGTGGACCTGGTCGAGTATACATCCAAAATGAAGGGAGCCATTCCAGTGCTGCCGCTGTACTTAGCCTGGTTTTGCGCCTTTTGCAATGTGGTTTTCCCAGGCCTAG GAACGCTACTTTCCGGACTCTTCTGCCTGTGCGTGGGCATTCCGCGCTTCTCTCAATTCGACAGCGCCCGTGCCCGGATTGGGTCCTTCATCATCAACATCATCGTAGCGGTGTCCCAATTCTTCTGCGTGCTCTTCTGCTTCGTGGGATGGGGCTGGTCGATTTGGTGGGGCACCATAATGTTAAAGTGTGCAA AGAAACTGAGCAAAATCAAAAAGGTGGAGCGCttggagctggaggaggagcagcgccAGGCGCAGCTGGAGGCGGCCAAGAACGGAGAGACCGAGGCGGCCAAGACATAG
- the LOC108023015 gene encoding uncharacterized protein LOC108023015, whose amino-acid sequence MSLGNAGRIAVCWTVLTVGGVYAFVLSKQSVENRRYESMRVRERMRKANQGDYDSTAASDRRFDY is encoded by the exons ATGTCGTTGGGCAACGCAGGGCGAATTGCTGTTTGTTG GACTGTTCTGACCGTGGGTGGCGTGTACGCTTTTGTGCTGTCGAAGCAATCCGTTGAGAACCGGCGTTACGAGAGCATGCGAGTGCGTGAGCGCATGAGGAAGGCAAACCAGGGCGATTACGACTCAACCGCAGCATCGGACAGGCGATTCGACTACTAA
- the LOC108022225 gene encoding protein stum isoform X1: MQQTLSYSSSSLSPSPSPMPRPSASAEAAPPPPIPNLHLSPDPSSKPSPRPRSTGGDSRLQPSVIPVIPDYSYRTHTTRSILSARSMAPSTFASNQSFVRQPSESDVQPYSSLFGDPVPPPLQPDDYFGTAAFETLRTGSVELPSSEEDALVAAVALNTLIPGARERIFPSVPYSRTPRGSLLPYLQPPDIQILPNSSGGSSSEQLGSPNYRLLAPDDILNKPDMYDLENEVEEYTVVGQRMSFDREEEDEPARTPSQAPAKLSVSSITTEDHRGLLSDSYSGRDWFRPAPQHFPEFTRIPRLRPSSKMIMSMKQDEGPLSPLATMIQDMNSSSSGGEERMAPSEKMSVSRDVVLSPQQYLEDQMGLEMGSQRQSLEDYRVPPPPAAPPPCHRTRTLLMEQEDNQSVEPAAPSLKREMSPIIIRDSIPMGGDYRVEQPRPHKKTAFTILSAGQVAPSPSRPQTQEAPPTSRRHASIQSTSTTTSSPAGRPQISPRRRSIFGSDSRLPELGYAPSSSHLLLQQTTDDSPRPSVQFNMSGRHSRSKLAIPQKGILQQRDSLTSSIDTVTPKAQIRRGSVGRSPTHSQMPYGQKIKSMETLPLIRDHPHGSFIPRLHYGSTMDLGAPEPAVFPPGALPRPLKPNQNPTRKQRGLLKIINKEESLTSTHIPPRSNWCSLEELSRPTPNQATRRRSSSTSPERRSSTQTASDRRSSNLSSVTATTSDFSFRRPTLSTLPASQTLSRMRRKSIQAPSPNRIPNRIPSFGQRRQSIYQRDRDPRDGDSKPMSRHGKVAKPSTLSPIIGTPNKDSSSAQSPTHRSTLTGDAADTPSEVSTRRDSISRIPVRKSPESRSSSPLKDFGVTASGRSSRASISRSPSRGMNVHASSRSPSRSVPPSRTASRESGRPGDSRSASRGPASRPGSRLDQDGSRLERSSSRLDRPSSRLERSTSRLDVSRGNSRANSRLSINSSLRSSSISPATMARNRSMRGSTTTSRRKSISLSPASAMMMGRRKSISPEVLNQNRRVSSRGKPIDPPEILSRRNSRSRIPTRSTNVGSKSPPSSSKKRSKSPDKSKTVGSTPKSSKAGKGTTIKGSPKAKPKIPASAKPRTKTESSLKAPPAKNAKKTPAGGKPTTEARKPTVKGIPKKDVKMEKGNEKGKEAGKVVASKEPVPPVKAKAQSSKNKPAGGTPSTTETKKPAATKALGIALEKGANGSESLGGMHPLAAQVGNAVLQAVEAVPAVTSEVTIPSTPGGKGSGGANMSKLVRMSSRMSLLSNKSNKNRSDSPQNRKVPTVKEQPNEAEETVGSSAQPPMSNDAAAILEKSQKTLENIQKTVTEATDEIHKTITENLTDLKSLENDLAADPSPTPSSGTILARPGESASRTGTADGSIAPQSSGELPKSPFPPTQPIEASVSVLHPNESAADRIASVPEVECESSELPTVLDASESDLGGNVMPMPESGADFKVDAKRRSPDGQGGSTAGSGGLAKSSSQEFLEDKDNAKKAGLCGCCSALFMPCRRSRCSRCCRRRERNQSAEDQPVLWSGNSSATTATNVQVIDETKPKRKKASDWLKSSCCRSCRKKPAHPEGEEEQDPVHEEVSKRTKQGANMSTGPRPRGKCGLCLSKVFCCRSVNKVDPTTGDETELKQCCFCIPCRRGNRANKKGSTVSWRDQDPELGIKPTESSVVEGASESAMSATADAANNQVKEGCCKRFWLMLLCCRKKKRRESNARRMSIKAPPPSEDTRKKLHVDLVEYTSKMKGAIPVLPLYLAWFCAFCNVVFPGLGTLLSGLFCLCVGIPRFSQFDSARARIGSFIINIIVAVSQFFCVLFCFVGWGWSIWWGTIMLKCAKKLSKIKKVERLELEEEQRQAQLEAAKNGETEAAKT, translated from the exons ATGCAGCAGACCCTCTCGTACTCATCATCATCGCTCTCGCCATCCCCATCCCCGATGCCCAGGCCGTCGGCATCAGCAGAAGCAGCACCTCCTCCACCGATCCCAAATCTGCATCTAAGCCCAGATCCCAGTTCGAAACCGAGTCCGCGCCCCAGGTCCACAGGTGGCGATTCCAGACTCCAGCCGTCGGTCATCCCAGTGATCCCGGACTATAGCTACCGCACCCACACCACCCGCTCCATCCTATCCGCCCGTTCGATGGCTCCCTCCACCTTCGCCTCCAACCAGAGCTTCGTGCGCCAGCCCTCGGAATCGGATGTCCAGCCCTATAGTAGCCTTTTTGGGGATCCGGTTCCACCGCCCCTCCAGCCAGATGATTACTTTGGAACGGCAGCTTTTGAGACGCTGCGAACGGGCTCCGTGGAGCTGCCCAGTTCCGAGGAGGATGCACTGGTGGCCGCCGTGGCGCTGAATACTCTGATTCCCGGGGCCAGGGAGCGCATCTTTCCGAGTGTTCCCTACTCCAGGACTCCGCGGGGATCCCTCCTGCCGTACCTGCAGCCTCCCGACATCCAGATCCTGCCCAACTCCAGCGGTGGTTCCAGTTCGGAGCAATTGGGATCGCCTAACTATCGGCTCCTGGCTCCCGACGACATCCTCAACAAACCGGACATGTACGATCTGGAGAACGAGGTCGAGGAGTACACCGTGGTGGGTCAGAGGATGTCCTTCGAcagggaggaggaggacgagccGGCGCGGACTCCAAGCCAAGCGCCTGCCAAGTTGAGTGTGTCCAGCATTACGACGGAGGACCACAGGGG GTTGCTGAGTGACTCCTATTCCGGCAGGGACTGGTTCCGTCCGGCGCCGCAGCACTTTCCCGAGTTCACGCGCATCCCTCGATTGCGTCCCAGTTCGAAGATGATCATGTCCATGAAGCAGGACGAGGGGCCTCTCTCCCCGCTGGCCACCATGATCCAGGATATGAACAGCTCCAGCAGCGGAGGCGAGGAGCGGATGGCACCCAgtgaaaagatgtcagttagCAGGGACGTGGTGCTCTCACCGCAGCAATATCTGGAGGACCAGATGGGTCTGGAAATGGGCAGCCAGAGGCAGTCTCTGGAGGACTACAGAGTGCCGCCGCCCCCGGCTGCCCCGCCCCCTTGCCACAGGACAAGGACCCTCCTGATGGAGCAGGAAGACAACCAGAGCGTCGAACCTGCTGCTCCCAGCTTAAAGCGAGAAATGTCACCAATTATCATCAGGGATTCCATACCCATGGGGGGAGATTACAG AGTGGAACAACCGCGTCCGCACAAGAAGACTGCTTTCACCATCCTTTCCGCGGGTCAGGTGGCTCCATCTCCATCACGTCCTCAAACACAAGAAGCTCCTCCCACCAGCCGGAGACACGCCTCCATCCAGTCGACATCGACGACTACCTCATCGCCGGCCGGTAGGCCACAGATCAGTCCCCGCCGGAGATCGATCTTTGGCTCAGATTCCCGACTACCCGAACTGGGTTATGCCCCCTCCTCCAGCCACCTGCTTCTTCAGCAGACGACTGATGACTCGCCACGTCCCTCGGTGCAGTTCAACATGAGTGGAAGACACAGCCGGAGCAAGCTGGCCATTCCGCAGAAGGGCATCCTCCAGCAGAGGGACTCGCTGACCTCCTCCATAGACACAGTCACGCCAAAAGCACAGATCAGGAGGGGTTCTGTGGGCAGAAGTCCCACCCACAGCCAGATGCCCTATGGTCAAAAGATCAAGAGCATGGAAACACTACCGCTGATAAGGGACCATCCCCACGGAAGCTTCATTCCCCGCCTGCACTACGGTTCCACCATGGATTTGGGCGCTCCGGAGCCCGCTGTCTTTCCACCTGGAGCACTTCCTCGACCACTGAAGCCAAATCAGAATCCCACACGAAAGCAGCGCGGCCTGCTGAAGATTATCAACAAGGAGGAGTCGCTAACTTCCACCCACATCCCGCCGCGCTCCAACTGGTGCAGCCTGGAGGAGCTGAGCAGGCCCACTCCCAACCAGGCTACCAGAAGGCGCTCTAGTTCCACCTCCCCAGAACGCAGGAGCTCCACGCAAACTGCCTCGGATCGGAGGAGCTCCAACCTGAGTAGCGTTACTGCCACCACCTCGGACTTCAGTTTCCGACGACCCACGCTCTCCACACTGCCAGCCTCTCAAACTCTCTCCAGGATGCGTCGTAAATCCATTCAGGCTCCTAGTCCCAACAGGATTCCCAATAGAATCCCGAGCTTTGGACAGAGAAGGCAGTCCATCTATCAAAGGGATCGAGATCCACGGGATGGGGATTCCAAGCCTATGAGCAGGCATGGAAAGGTTGCCAAGCCCAGCACCTTGTCGCCCATTATTGGAACTCCCAACAAGGACAGCAGCTCTGCCCAGAGTCCCACCCATAGAAGTACCCTAACGGGAGATGCAGCGGATACCCCATCGGAGGTGTCTACCAGAAGAGACTCCATATCCCGCATCCCTGTCCGCAAAAGTCCCGAATCCCGCTCTAGTTCGCCACTGAAAGACTTTGGAGTCACTGCCTCCGGGAGAAGTTCCCGGGCTAGCATAAGTAGGTCGCCTTCCAGAGGAATGAATGTCCATGCCAGTAGTAGGTCGCCTTCAAGATCAGTGCCTCCCAGCAGAACAGCCTCGCGGGAGAGTGGAAGGCCAGGAGATTCGCGCTCTGCTTCCAGGGGACCAGCTTCCAGACCGGGATCTCGCTTGGATCAGGACGGAAGCCGATTGGAACGGTCAAGCTCCCGCTTGGATAGACCTAGCTCTCGTTTGGAAAGGTCCACCTCCCGCTTGGATGTCTCCCGTGGAAACTCCAGAGCTAACTCCCGACTGAGCATCAACTCATCCTTAAGATCCTCCAGTATTTCACCTGCCACCATGGCCAGAAATAGGAGCATGAGAGGTTCCACCACGACTAGTCGTAGGAAATCCATCTCCTTGAGTCCGGCCAGTGCGATGATGATGGGTCGTCGGAAATCCATAAGTCCCGAGGTCCTTAATCAAAACAGAAGAGTTTCCAGCAGGGGAAAGCCGATTGATCCCCCAGAGATTCTATCTCGTCGGAACTCCCGCTCCCGTATTCCCACCAGATCGACCAACGTCGGCTCCAAGTCCCCGCCGTCTTCCTCCAAGAAGAGATCGAAGTCGCCGGATAAATCAAAAACCGTGGGATCAACGCCCAAGAGCAGCAAAGCTGGAAAGGGGACAACCATCAAGGGAAGCCCCAAAGCAAAGCCTAAGATCCCTGCAAGTGCCAAACCAAGGACCAAGACGGAATCCTCCTTGAAAGCTCCACCAGCTAAGAATGCTAAGAAGACTCCCGCAGGTGGTAAGCCCACCACTGAGGCAAGAAAGCCAACTGTCAAGGGGATTCCCAAGAAGGATGTGAAGATGGAGAAGGGAAATGAGAAGGGAAAGGAGGCGGGTAAGGTGGTGGCTTCCAAGGAACCAGTGCCTCCAGTAAAGGCAAAGGCCCAGTCTAGCAAGAATAAGCCAGCTGGGGGAACCCCCTCTACAACGGAGACCAAAAAGCCTGCCGCGACAAAAGCTCTAGGAATAGCACTGGAAAAAGGAGCTAATGGATCGGAATCCCTTGGTGGGATGCATCCACTAGCTGCCCAAGTGGGCAATGCAGTGCTCCAGGCGGTGGAAGCTGTTCCTGCGGTGACCAGCGAGGTAACCATACCCTCAACCCCTGGTGGCAAGGGATCTGGAGGTGCCAACATGTCCAAGCTGGTGCGGATGAGCTCCAGGATGAGCCTGCTaagcaacaaaagcaacaagaaCCGTTCGGATTCCCCTCAAAACAGGAAGGTGCCCACCGTGAAGGAGCAACCCAACGAAGCTGAAG AAACAGTGGGTTCCAGTGCGCAGCCACCCATGTCCAATGATGCGGCTGCCATTTTGGAAAAGTCCCAGAAAACATTGGAGAACATTCAGAAGACCGTCACCGAGGCCACCGACGAGATCCACAAAACCATCACCGAGAATCTCACCGATCTGAAGAGCCTGGAGAACGACCTCGCCGCCGATCCCTCGCCCACGCCGAGTTCTGGAACCATTTTGGCCAGACCAGGTGAATCCGCCTCGCGAACGGGCACCGCCGATGGAAGCATTGCTCCTCAGAGTTCGGGGGAGTTGCCCAAGTCACCGTTTCCACCCACGCAACCCATCGAAGCCTCCGTCTCGGTTTTGCATCCCAATGAAAGTGCCGCCGATCGAATTGCCAGTGTGCCGGAGGTGGAATGTGAGAGCTCCGAACTTCCAACGGTGCTGGATGCATCCGAGTCCGATCTCGGGGGGAATGTAATGCCCATGCCCGAGAGCGGGGCGGACTTCAAGGTGGACGCCAAGCGGAGATCGCCAGACGGACAGGGAGGATCCACAGCGGGAAGCGGCGGTCTTGCCAA GAGCAGCAGTCAGGAGTTCCTCGAGGACAAGGATAATGCCAAGAAGGCTGGTCTGTGCGGCTGCTGTTCCGCGCTGTTCATGCCCTGCCGCCGCTCCCGCTGCTCCCGTTGCTGCCGGCGCCGCGAGCGGAACCAGTCCGCCGAGGACCAGCCCGTCCTGTGGAGCGGCAACAGCAGTGCCACCACAGCCACCAATGTCCAAGTGATTGATGAGACCAAGCCGAAGCGCAAGAAGGCCTCCGACTGGCTGAAGTCCAGCTGCTGCCGGAGCTGTCGCAAGAAACCCGCTCACCCCGAgggcgaggaggagcaggaccCTGTCCACGAGGAAGTGTCCAAGAGGACGAAGCAGGGGGCCAACATGAGCACGGGACCAAGGCCACGGGGCAAGTGCGGCCTCTGCTTGAGCAAGGTGTTCTGCTGTCGCTCGGTGAACAAGGTGGACCCCACCACGGGCGACGAGACGGAGCTGAAGCAGTGCTGCTTCTGCATACCCTGTCGCCGGGGGAACCGAGCCAACAAGAAGGGCAGCACCGTGTCCTGGCGGGATCAGGACCCCGAGCTCGGCATAAAGCCCACCGAGTCCTCGGTGGTGGAGGGCGCCTCTGAATCGGCCATGTCCGCGACTGCGGATGCTGCCAATAACCAAGTGAAGGA GGGATGCTGCAAGCGTTTTTggctgatgttgctgtgctgTCGCAAGAAGAAGCGTCGTGAGTCCAATGCCCGGAGGATGAGCATCAAAGCGCCGCCACCAAGCGAG GACACCCGTAAGAAGCTGCACGTGGACCTGGTCGAGTATACATCCAAAATGAAGGGAGCCATTCCAGTGCTGCCGCTGTACTTAGCCTGGTTTTGCGCCTTTTGCAATGTGGTTTTCCCAGGCCTAG GAACGCTACTTTCCGGACTCTTCTGCCTGTGCGTGGGCATTCCGCGCTTCTCTCAATTCGACAGCGCCCGTGCCCGGATTGGGTCCTTCATCATCAACATCATCGTAGCGGTGTCCCAATTCTTCTGCGTGCTCTTCTGCTTCGTGGGATGGGGCTGGTCGATTTGGTGGGGCACCATAATGTTAAAGTGTGCAA AGAAACTGAGCAAAATCAAAAAGGTGGAGCGCttggagctggaggaggagcagcgccAGGCGCAGCTGGAGGCGGCCAAGAACGGAGAGACCGAGGCGGCCAAGACATAG
- the LOC108023012 gene encoding uncharacterized protein LOC108023012, producing the protein MEKVCQFFRNNYVLANCEDAIHKKAFSLNLSHYQMTEVPSIIEQCETLMKLFLNQNKLTKIPSSIGDLLRLQVLTLDYNKLDRFPECICRLVRLKFLNISCNSISSLPPEIGYLTQLETFWCNNTGLRELPSEIRNCERLETLGVRGNPLKRLPDAIGALTALRWFTAEGCELTEVPLTMALLASLVHLNLKGNRLRRLPRMLMAMQKLRFVFLNENRIDELPTRPQLEELRSLQMLNLSKNPISLHHDLQLMALRQTNLYVELPEDPVQACDGPASRASLNTQDQQEDQARGAGQDIESNDSDWANSVRTSELDTTDESTMENAIEDLSLMLPEMSRFVTTF; encoded by the exons atggAGAAGGTCTGCCAGTTCTTCCGCAACAACTATGTGCTGGCCAACTGCGAGGATGCCATCCACAAGAAGGCGTTCTCCCTCAACCTCTCCCACTACCAAATGACCGAGGTGCCGTCCATTATCGAGCAGTGCGAGACGCTGATGAAGCTGTTCCTCAACCAGAACAAGTTGACGAAG ATTCCATCCTCCATCGGCGATTTGCTGCGTCTGCAAGTCCTCACTTTGGACTACAATAAGCTGGATCGCTTCCCGGAGTGCATCTGCCGCTTGGTGCGCCTGAAGTTCCTCAACATCAGCTGCAACAGTATTAGCTCACTGCCCCCGGAAATCGGCTATCTGACCCAGCTGGAGACCTTCTGGTGCAACAATACCGGCCTCCGGGAGCTGCCCTCCGAGATTCGCAACTGCGAGAGGCTCGAGACGCTTGGAGTGCGTGGTAATCCCCTGAAGAGGCTGCCTGATGCCATCGGTGCTCTGACCGCACTGCGTTGGTTCACCGCCGAGGGCTGCGAGCTCACTGAAGTTCCGCTGACAATGGCGCTGCTTGCCAGTCTGGTGCACCTCAATCTCAAGGGGAACCGACTGCGGCGACTGCCCAGAATGCTGATGGCCATGCAGAAGCTGCGCTTCGTCTTCCTCAACGAGAACCGCATTGACGAGCTGCCCACGAGGCcgcagctggaggagctgcgcTCGCTGCAGATGCTCAACTTGTCCAAGAATCCCATCAGCCTTCATCACGACCTGCAGCTAATGGCGTTG CGCCAGACGAACCTCTATGTGGAGCTGCCGGAGGATCCCGTTCAAGCCTGTGATGGCCCGGCCAGCCGAGCCAGCCTCAACACCCAGGACCAGCAGGAGGACCAGGCCAGAGGGGCGGGTCAGGACATCGAATCCAACGACTCCGACTGGGCTAACAGCGTCCGCACCAGCGAACTGGACACCACGGACGAGAGCACGATGGAGAACGCCATCGAGGATCTGAGTCTCATGCTGCCGGAAATGTCGCGCTTCGTCACCACCTTTTGA
- the LOC108023008 gene encoding eukaryotic translation initiation factor 3 subunit K, giving the protein MSHLVKMENGQSQTIQEMLGCIERYNPDHLKTLEAYVQDQAKNNTYDLEANLAVLKLYQFNPHMLNFDITYTILLKSLTSLPHTDFVMAKCLLLPQQMKDENVQTIIDLADILERADFTLFWQRAEVNRSMFRHIAGFHDSIRKFVSHVVGTTFQTIRKDLLKELLGGIEDSTLESWIKRNGWKHQGQGLVVVATQDDKIKTKNITEKIEFDNVGALMAQCL; this is encoded by the exons ATGTCGCACCTcgtgaaaatggaaaacggaCAGAGCCAGACCATCCAGGAGATGCTGGGCTGCATCGAGCG CTACAACCCGGATCACCTGAAGACCCTGGAGGCCTACGTGCAGGACCAGGCGAAGAACAACACCTACGACCTGGAGGCCAACCTGGCCGTGCTCAAGCTGTACCAGTTCAACCCGCACATGCTGAACTTCGACATCACCTACACCATCCTGCTGAAGTCGCTGACCAGCCTGCCGCACACGGACTTCGTGATGGCCAAGTGCCTGCTGCTGCCCCAGCAGATGAAGGACGAGAATGTGCAGACCATCATCGACCTGGCCGATATCCTGGAGCGCGCCGACTTCACCCTCTTCTGGCAGCGCGCTGAGGTCAACCGCAGCATGTTCCGCCACATCGCCGGCTTCCACGATTCCATTCGCAAGTTCGTCTCGCATGTGGTGGGCACCACCTTCCAGACGATCCGCAAGGACCTGCTGAAGGAGCTGCTCGGCGGCATCGAGGACTCGACGCTGGAGAGCTGGATCAAGCGCAACGGCTGGAAGCACCAGGGCCAGGGACTCGTCGTTGTGGCCACCCAGGACGACAAGATCAAGACGAAGAACATCACGGAGAAGATCGAGTTCGACAATGTGGGCGCCCTGATGGCCCAGTGCCTGTAG